One segment of Dolichospermum sp. DET69 DNA contains the following:
- a CDS encoding HetP family heterocyst commitment protein: MNQDIAGSGNNLEPKIHPEQLDQVVEAILAGKYSWACVLMLRFVGYNPMHYIPYRTYNRILKENARTGRSNTQNNETLKIAKPTTEKRSESNLASSCLSKIKDLAYMEVGGKQKADARANNREKKSA, translated from the coding sequence ATGAATCAAGATATTGCTGGCAGTGGTAACAACTTAGAACCAAAAATCCATCCTGAACAGTTAGACCAAGTAGTCGAAGCGATTTTGGCAGGAAAGTATTCTTGGGCTTGTGTTTTAATGTTGCGGTTCGTTGGCTATAATCCCATGCACTATATCCCTTATCGCACTTATAACCGCATCCTGAAGGAAAATGCTCGCACGGGTCGCTCAAATACACAAAATAATGAAACTCTAAAAATTGCGAAACCAACCACAGAGAAAAGATCCGAAAGCAATCTGGCATCTAGCTGTTTGAGCAAGATTAAAGATCTAGCTTATATGGAAGTGGGAGGCAAGCAAAAGGCAGATGCACGCGCTAATAATAGAGAAAAAAAGTCAGCATAG
- a CDS encoding Uma2 family endonuclease, producing MYQTDPPLAAKETLPTMYDLPSEDPEERGLPDQFHLLQPQLLADTFLPPNYANEEIFTASDLNLYFDSRHPLWYKRPDWFAVVGVPYLYDQKDLRLSYVVWQESVNPYIVVELLSPGTEKEDLGQILRDVEKPPGKWEVYEKILRIPYYAIFDRYKYEFRMFELTGDRYIETLRSTILDANSRFWIPGLELGLGIWEGRYKNVQMPWLRWYDQNGNWVLTPAELEKEKAEQERQRAEQERRKAEQERRKTEKLIAQLRALGVEPDLD from the coding sequence ATGTATCAAACAGATCCGCCACTGGCTGCAAAAGAAACATTACCAACAATGTATGATCTTCCTAGCGAAGACCCGGAGGAAAGAGGTTTGCCAGATCAATTTCATTTATTGCAACCACAATTATTAGCAGATACATTTCTTCCTCCTAATTATGCAAATGAGGAAATATTTACCGCTAGTGATCTAAATCTTTATTTTGATTCCCGTCATCCATTGTGGTATAAACGCCCAGATTGGTTTGCAGTTGTGGGTGTTCCTTATTTGTATGATCAGAAAGATTTGCGTTTAAGTTATGTAGTTTGGCAAGAATCTGTTAATCCTTATATTGTGGTGGAGTTATTGTCACCAGGAACAGAAAAAGAAGATTTAGGTCAAATATTGCGAGATGTAGAAAAACCTCCGGGTAAATGGGAAGTTTACGAAAAGATTTTAAGAATACCCTATTATGCCATATTTGATCGTTATAAATATGAGTTTAGGATGTTTGAATTGACAGGCGATCGCTATATTGAAACTTTACGATCAACGATTTTGGATGCTAATTCTCGCTTTTGGATTCCCGGCTTAGAATTAGGTTTAGGAATTTGGGAAGGTCGTTATAAAAATGTGCAAATGCCTTGGTTACGTTGGTATGATCAAAATGGTAATTGGGTGTTAACTCCCGCAGAATTAGAAAAAGAAAAAGCTGAACAAGAACGACAACGTGCGGAACAAGAACGACGAAAAGCTGAACAAGAACGACGAAAAACAGAAAAATTAATTGCCCAATTGCGTGCTTTAGGTGTTGAACCTGATTTAGATTAA
- a CDS encoding bile acid beta-glucosidase has product MTNHPQIPPCSWKRPIGLGWDKPYTVRYPDNIDDGPWHGMPLGGFGAGCIGRSSRGDFNLWHIDGGEHTFKNVPACQFSIFESGFAYALSTQPPEDNTLQSWQWYQSISNVSELEAGKMPTPQNIGTYHALYPRSWFVYKNVLKTQLTCEQFSPIWADNYQETSYPVAVFLWTAHNPTTAPITISIMLTWENMAGWFTNTLKSPEVRVRDDGSPVYEYLPPWGESQGNYNCLAEDDKYFGCVLGQVADSPTVQEGDGTWCIATAKNPQVEIFHHSRFNPVGNGEDVWQSFSTNGSLPNYIDETPADENTRLGAAIAVRFTLQPGESLEIPFVLSWDFPVTEFAAGVNYYRRYTDFFGCNGENAWQIATTALKEYHNWRSLIEDWQKPIIEREDLPDWFKMALFNELYDLTSGGTLWNAASEKDPFGQFAVLECLDYRWYESLDVRLYGSFGLLMLFPELEKSVIRAFARAIPHSDDRTRIIGYYLTIKSESPLAVRKIAGATPHDLGAPNEHVWEKTNYTSYQDCNLWKDLGCDFVLQVYRDFLFTGTNDIQFLADCWDAIVQTLDYVKTFDLDGDSIPENSGAPDQTFDDWRLQGVSAYCGGLWLAALESAIAICDILTNHRGTENAEAQKLIYQGWLNQSKPIYQEKLWNGEYYRLDSESGSDVVMADQLCGQFYARLLSLPDIVPSDRALSALTKVYDSCFLKFQNGKFGAANGVLPNGLPENPNSTHPLEVWTGINFGLAAFLVQMEMKNEAMRLTEAVVRQIYDNGLQFRTPEAITANGTFRASTYLRPMAIWGIYLLMNT; this is encoded by the coding sequence ATGACAAACCACCCACAAATACCCCCCTGCTCCTGGAAACGTCCCATTGGCTTAGGCTGGGATAAACCCTACACCGTCCGTTATCCTGATAATATAGATGATGGTCCCTGGCACGGAATGCCCCTTGGTGGCTTTGGTGCAGGGTGTATAGGCCGTTCTTCACGGGGAGATTTTAACCTGTGGCACATTGACGGAGGAGAACATACTTTTAAAAATGTTCCTGCTTGTCAATTTAGCATCTTTGAATCAGGATTTGCTTACGCATTATCTACCCAACCACCAGAAGATAATACACTGCAATCTTGGCAATGGTATCAGTCTATTTCAAATGTATCAGAATTAGAGGCGGGCAAGATGCCCACCCCACAAAATATAGGAACATATCATGCACTTTATCCGCGTAGCTGGTTTGTTTATAAAAATGTCTTAAAAACTCAATTAACCTGTGAGCAATTTTCCCCAATTTGGGCAGATAATTATCAAGAAACAAGTTATCCTGTAGCGGTTTTCTTGTGGACAGCACACAACCCCACAACAGCACCAATCACTATTAGTATCATGCTAACTTGGGAGAATATGGCAGGTTGGTTTACTAATACTTTGAAATCTCCTGAAGTGCGAGTTAGAGATGATGGAAGTCCCGTTTATGAATATCTACCACCCTGGGGAGAAAGTCAAGGAAATTATAATTGTTTAGCAGAAGATGATAAATATTTTGGTTGCGTTTTAGGTCAAGTTGCTGATAGTCCAACTGTCCAAGAAGGGGACGGAACTTGGTGTATTGCGACTGCAAAAAATCCTCAAGTGGAAATATTTCATCATTCCCGATTTAATCCTGTGGGTAATGGTGAAGATGTTTGGCAAAGTTTTTCTACAAATGGTTCTTTACCTAATTATATAGATGAAACTCCCGCAGATGAAAATACAAGATTAGGTGCTGCTATTGCGGTGCGTTTCACTTTGCAACCTGGAGAAAGTTTAGAAATTCCTTTTGTGCTAAGTTGGGATTTTCCGGTAACAGAATTTGCAGCGGGGGTGAACTATTACCGCAGATATACTGACTTCTTTGGTTGTAATGGTGAAAATGCTTGGCAGATTGCGACTACTGCACTCAAAGAATATCATAATTGGCGATCGCTCATCGAAGACTGGCAAAAACCAATTATCGAGAGAGAAGACTTACCCGACTGGTTCAAAATGGCCTTATTCAACGAACTCTACGACTTAACCAGTGGAGGAACTCTCTGGAATGCAGCATCAGAAAAAGATCCCTTTGGACAATTCGCTGTGTTAGAGTGTTTAGATTACCGTTGGTATGAAAGTCTAGATGTGCGGTTATACGGTTCCTTTGGGTTATTGATGTTATTTCCCGAACTAGAAAAATCCGTAATTCGTGCTTTTGCTAGAGCAATTCCCCACAGTGATGACAGAACCAGAATTATCGGTTATTATTTAACCATCAAATCCGAAAGTCCCCTCGCAGTTCGGAAAATTGCCGGTGCGACACCCCACGATTTAGGCGCACCTAATGAACACGTTTGGGAAAAAACCAATTATACTAGTTATCAAGATTGCAACCTGTGGAAAGATTTAGGTTGTGACTTTGTTTTGCAGGTATATCGAGATTTTCTGTTTACTGGTACAAATGATATCCAGTTTTTAGCAGATTGTTGGGACGCTATTGTCCAAACTCTCGATTATGTGAAAACATTTGATCTCGATGGGGATAGTATACCAGAAAATTCCGGCGCTCCTGACCAAACTTTTGATGATTGGCGTTTACAAGGTGTTAGTGCTTATTGTGGCGGTTTGTGGTTAGCTGCTTTGGAGTCTGCTATTGCTATTTGTGATATTTTAACGAACCACAGAGGCACAGAGAACGCAGAGGCACAAAAATTAATTTATCAAGGTTGGTTAAATCAATCAAAACCAATTTATCAAGAGAAGCTTTGGAATGGTGAATATTACCGCTTGGATAGTGAGAGTGGTTCTGATGTAGTTATGGCTGACCAATTGTGTGGGCAATTCTACGCTCGTTTATTGAGTTTACCAGATATTGTCCCCAGCGATCGCGCCTTGTCTGCCTTAACAAAAGTATATGATTCCTGTTTTCTCAAGTTCCAAAATGGTAAATTCGGCGCTGCTAACGGTGTTCTTCCCAATGGTTTACCCGAAAATCCCAATTCTACTCACCCTTTGGAAGTTTGGACAGGGATTAACTTCGGTCTAGCAGCCTTCCTTGTGCAAATGGAGATGAAAAATGAGGCAATGCGGTTAACTGAGGCTGTGGTTAGGCAAATTTATGACAATGGTTTGCAATTCCGTACCCCGGAAGCAATCACCGCTAATGGCACTTTTCGCGCTAGTACCTATCTCCGTCCTATGGCTATTTGGGGAATTTATTTGTTAATGAATACCTAA
- a CDS encoding peptidase domain-containing ABC transporter: MLSAFSQKELATQIKQVLGDRLSDQAVTDCIQALEIIEPPVAKQFWQAETAKPGIYIVLSGKVRLLDSSNDLINTLTPGASFGELTLFPEQDFSSYVARASVNLKIAYLPQSTVKKVMGEFPSVYDLLLHKAEVINPPKSPDIPLVVASKTVKSANFTQPVIPTQTPAKKRPKYFPIPTVIAGNWWRKFTKRYPFFEQQSSADCGAACLVMVGRYWGKNLSINKLRDLANISRSGASMRSLSAAAESLGFATRPVKASLDKFAQQPLPAIAHWQGKHYIVVYEITKKQVIIADPAIGQRQLSVQEFLAGWTGYALLLQPTTSLKKTQEANTPFWQLLDLVKPHSQVLLEVFMASVLIQVFGLVTPLFTQLLLDRVIVQGSVLTLNTVGFGLLIFGLFRVAINGLRQYLLDHTANRISVALMVGFIKHTFSLPLSFFESRYVGDIVSRVQENQKIQRFLTGEALSIGLDLLTVFIYVGLMFWYSPPMAVMTLAIVPPFVLLTFFATPFLRRISREVFTAGTLENSYLIQSLTGISSIRSMAIEQTVRWHWEELLNNLIKKNFSGQLISNQLQLVSSTIQSLVSTGLLWFGAWLVIQNQLTIGQLVAFNMLLGNIIQPFQRLIILWNQLQEVIVATERINDVLEAQPEEDLEHQPRQFLPRLVGKINFNNVTFRYHPESEINILENLSFEILPEQTVAVVGRSGSGKTTLSKLILGLYLATDGKVLIDNQDVTSISLHSLRSQIGVVDQDTFLFGGTIRENITIAHPEASLEEIMEAAQLAGADEFIKRMPMGYETQIGEGGGMLSGGQRQRLAIARALLGNPRLLILDEATSHLDAESERIIQNNLKKILQGRTSVIIAHRLSTVRNADLILVLDRGVLVESGTHEELITKKGHYFYLNQQQLAQTN, translated from the coding sequence ATGCTATCAGCGTTTTCTCAGAAAGAGTTAGCTACACAGATTAAGCAAGTCTTGGGTGATAGGTTATCAGATCAAGCAGTTACAGATTGTATCCAGGCTTTAGAAATTATTGAACCACCAGTAGCCAAACAATTTTGGCAAGCGGAAACAGCAAAACCGGGAATTTATATTGTGCTGTCGGGTAAGGTGAGATTGTTAGATAGCTCTAATGATTTAATTAATACTCTGACTCCAGGGGCATCATTTGGGGAGTTAACTTTATTTCCAGAACAAGATTTTAGTAGTTATGTTGCTAGAGCTTCTGTAAATTTAAAAATTGCCTATCTTCCCCAATCAACGGTGAAGAAGGTAATGGGAGAATTTCCTAGTGTTTATGATCTTTTGCTACATAAGGCAGAGGTAATTAATCCTCCCAAATCTCCCGATATTCCCCTGGTTGTAGCCTCGAAAACTGTCAAAAGTGCCAATTTTACTCAACCAGTAATTCCCACACAAACACCAGCCAAAAAACGCCCTAAATACTTTCCTATTCCTACTGTAATCGCCGGAAATTGGTGGCGTAAATTTACCAAACGTTATCCATTTTTTGAACAACAAAGTTCTGCTGATTGTGGTGCTGCTTGTTTAGTTATGGTTGGTCGTTATTGGGGTAAAAACCTGAGTATTAATAAGCTGCGGGATCTGGCTAATATTAGCCGTAGTGGGGCATCCATGCGAAGTTTGAGTGCAGCAGCCGAAAGTCTTGGTTTTGCTACCCGGCCAGTGAAAGCCAGTTTGGATAAATTTGCCCAACAACCTTTACCAGCGATCGCTCATTGGCAGGGTAAACATTATATTGTTGTCTATGAAATTACCAAAAAACAGGTAATTATTGCCGATCCCGCTATTGGGCAACGTCAGCTTAGTGTCCAGGAATTTCTTGCAGGTTGGACTGGTTACGCTTTATTATTACAGCCTACAACTTCACTCAAAAAAACCCAAGAAGCTAATACACCATTTTGGCAGTTATTGGATTTAGTTAAACCTCATTCTCAAGTTCTGCTAGAAGTATTTATGGCTTCGGTATTAATCCAGGTATTTGGATTAGTCACACCTTTATTTACTCAACTTTTATTAGATAGAGTCATTGTGCAAGGTAGTGTCTTAACCTTAAATACTGTAGGTTTTGGCTTGTTAATTTTTGGTTTATTTCGTGTTGCTATTAATGGGTTAAGGCAATATTTACTTGACCACACAGCCAACCGAATTAGTGTCGCTTTAATGGTAGGTTTTATTAAACATACATTTAGTTTACCTCTGTCATTTTTTGAATCTCGTTATGTGGGTGATATTGTCTCCCGTGTCCAAGAAAATCAAAAAATTCAACGTTTTCTTACGGGTGAGGCATTATCTATTGGTTTGGATTTACTGACAGTCTTTATTTATGTGGGATTAATGTTTTGGTATAGTCCACCAATGGCTGTAATGACATTAGCAATTGTCCCACCATTTGTGTTATTAACATTCTTTGCCACACCTTTTTTGCGGCGAATTAGTCGGGAGGTATTTACTGCGGGAACATTGGAAAATAGTTATTTAATTCAAAGCTTGACGGGAATTTCTTCGATTCGCTCCATGGCCATTGAACAAACAGTTCGTTGGCATTGGGAGGAATTGCTGAATAATTTAATCAAGAAAAACTTTAGTGGTCAATTAATTAGTAATCAACTGCAATTAGTTAGCTCTACTATTCAATCTTTAGTAAGTACAGGACTGCTATGGTTTGGGGCTTGGTTAGTTATTCAGAACCAACTTACTATTGGTCAATTAGTTGCTTTTAATATGTTGCTGGGTAATATTATTCAGCCTTTCCAAAGATTAATTATTTTGTGGAATCAATTACAAGAAGTAATTGTGGCTACAGAACGGATTAATGATGTATTAGAAGCACAGCCAGAGGAAGATTTAGAACATCAGCCTCGGCAATTTTTACCTAGATTAGTTGGGAAGATTAATTTCAATAATGTTACATTTCGCTATCATCCCGAAAGTGAAATTAATATTCTCGAAAATCTCAGCTTTGAAATTTTACCTGAGCAAACTGTAGCAGTTGTTGGCCGCAGTGGCTCTGGGAAAACAACACTTTCTAAATTGATTTTGGGGTTATATCTAGCGACAGATGGAAAAGTTTTAATTGACAATCAAGATGTAACTAGTATTTCCTTACATTCCTTGCGATCGCAAATAGGAGTTGTTGATCAAGATACCTTTTTATTTGGGGGAACAATTCGAGAAAATATCACAATTGCCCATCCTGAAGCTTCCTTAGAAGAGATTATGGAAGCTGCCCAACTTGCAGGTGCAGATGAGTTTATCAAAAGGATGCCAATGGGTTATGAAACTCAAATTGGTGAAGGGGGAGGAATGTTATCAGGAGGACAACGCCAACGGTTAGCAATTGCTCGCGCTTTATTAGGAAATCCCCGACTTTTAATATTAGATGAAGCTACAAGTCACCTTGATGCTGAATCAGAACGAATTATTCAGAATAACCTCAAAAAAATTCTCCAAGGACGTACAAGTGTAATTATTGCTCACCGTCTTTCCACAGTTCGTAATGCTGATCTAATTTTAGTTTTAGATCGTGGAGTTTTAGTAGAAAGTGGTACACATGAAGAATTAATTACCAAAAAAGGACATTATTTCTATCTCAATCAACAACAATTAGCACAAACAAATTAA
- a CDS encoding helix-turn-helix domain containing protein: MSSYSHQDQVVNIYDPYQSKFLTPFQRKVLLKNLQSNSQPEYRRRIEIMLLADMGKSQTHICEMIGCSQEMSRYWIGIAESGMAHKWNQRPLGRPKIVNNEYIERLKELVNSSPREYGYAFGDWTAQWLSKHLAKELGIQISDRHINRLLKQMGLSTKRKSSPVITTDNQDLAIKISDLHSPTEPSFHWSFNLMQTNK; encoded by the coding sequence ATGTCATCTTATTCTCATCAAGATCAGGTTGTTAATATTTACGATCCATATCAAAGTAAGTTTTTAACTCCTTTTCAGCGGAAGGTGTTGCTAAAAAATTTACAAAGTAATTCGCAACCAGAATATCGGCGACGAATTGAGATTATGTTATTAGCAGATATGGGAAAATCCCAAACTCATATTTGTGAAATGATTGGTTGTTCTCAGGAGATGTCCAGATATTGGATCGGTATTGCTGAGTCAGGTATGGCACACAAATGGAATCAACGTCCATTAGGGAGACCAAAGATTGTTAATAATGAATATATTGAAAGATTGAAAGAATTAGTTAATTCTAGTCCCCGTGAATATGGCTATGCTTTTGGTGATTGGACGGCTCAATGGTTGAGTAAACATCTAGCGAAAGAGTTAGGAATTCAAATTAGCGATCGCCACATTAACCGCTTACTTAAACAAATGGGACTTTCTACTAAACGGAAAAGTTCCCCAGTGATAACTACTGATAATCAGGATTTGGCAATTAAAATTAGTGATTTACATTCTCCAACTGAACCTAGTTTTCATTGGTCATTTAATCTCATGCAGACCAATAAATAA
- a CDS encoding HlyD family efflux transporter periplasmic adaptor subunit — MPQIVYTQSQTTIKPQNQTESTAFIQNQPQTLDKAKDWFYGTEELLDALPKAWTRSMLYLLVSFAAIILPWAMLTKVDETGSASGRIEPKGATQKLDSVVTGSVIAVNVKEGTQVQAGQVLVEMESEVLKTEIQQAKAKLEGLTNRQAQLEILKNQVLMSINIQSQQNQSQSLEKIAQLNQAQQTFETKKNAYNFQNLEKLAQIDQAKQNIRSTQTNYRLATSRFRRDVSEVQRYRLLLKEGIIPQTKLVELEKIAEESQRSQEEAKFNIQTAQLRLKEEISRYQSLMNQVRSEIEQAKLRLEEEESSYKSAMQGGELVLLKSQEQFKDLENQITSVQSEVMQTKGQIISLNLQMKQRIVRSPIDGTIFELPIKKPGSVVQPGQMIAQIAPKNAALILKARMPSQSSGFVKAGMPVKIKFDAYPFQEYGIVSGRINWISPNSKIQENSANRIETYELDITLDNPYIQVGNKQIPLTPGQTASAEVIIRQRRVVDFILDPFKKLQKNGLEL; from the coding sequence ATGCCACAGATAGTTTATACACAATCACAAACTACCATAAAGCCGCAGAATCAAACTGAATCTACTGCTTTTATCCAAAATCAACCCCAGACATTAGATAAAGCCAAGGATTGGTTTTATGGTACAGAAGAATTATTAGATGCTTTACCAAAAGCATGGACTCGTTCAATGTTGTATTTGCTGGTCAGTTTTGCAGCAATTATTTTGCCATGGGCAATGTTAACTAAAGTTGATGAAACAGGAAGTGCTAGTGGCAGGATAGAACCGAAAGGGGCAACACAGAAATTAGATAGTGTGGTAACAGGTAGTGTTATTGCTGTTAATGTTAAAGAAGGAACACAGGTTCAAGCTGGACAGGTTTTAGTAGAAATGGAATCTGAAGTTTTGAAAACAGAAATACAACAGGCAAAAGCTAAATTGGAAGGGTTAACTAATCGTCAAGCTCAATTAGAAATATTGAAAAATCAAGTCTTAATGTCTATTAATATTCAAAGTCAGCAAAACCAATCTCAATCATTAGAGAAAATTGCTCAACTTAATCAGGCACAGCAAACATTTGAGACCAAAAAAAATGCTTATAATTTCCAAAATTTGGAGAAATTAGCCCAAATTGATCAGGCAAAACAGAATATACGATCTACTCAAACTAACTACAGGTTAGCTACAAGTCGTTTCCGTCGAGATGTTTCTGAAGTTCAGCGCTACCGTCTACTGTTAAAGGAAGGGATAATTCCTCAAACTAAATTAGTAGAATTGGAAAAAATTGCCGAAGAAAGTCAACGTTCACAAGAAGAAGCAAAATTTAATATTCAAACAGCACAATTACGACTAAAAGAAGAAATCAGCCGTTATCAGTCTCTCATGAATCAAGTTCGCTCAGAAATTGAACAAGCAAAACTCCGTTTAGAAGAAGAAGAAAGTAGTTATAAAAGTGCTATGCAAGGAGGAGAATTAGTATTACTAAAAAGTCAGGAACAGTTTAAAGACTTAGAAAATCAAATTACTTCTGTTCAATCAGAAGTTATGCAAACAAAAGGACAGATTATATCCTTGAATTTACAGATGAAACAGCGCATTGTCCGCTCTCCTATTGATGGCACAATATTTGAATTACCTATTAAAAAACCTGGTTCTGTCGTCCAACCAGGACAAATGATTGCTCAAATTGCCCCAAAAAATGCTGCTTTAATTTTAAAAGCCCGTATGCCTAGTCAAAGCAGTGGTTTTGTTAAAGCAGGAATGCCAGTAAAAATCAAATTTGATGCTTATCCTTTCCAAGAATATGGAATTGTATCAGGACGAATTAATTGGATTTCACCTAATTCTAAGATTCAGGAAAATAGTGCCAATCGCATAGAAACTTATGAATTAGATATTACTTTAGACAATCCTTATATTCAAGTTGGGAACAAACAGATTCCTCTTACTCCTGGGCAAACAGCAAGTGCCGAAGTAATTATTCGTCAACGTCGAGTTGTTGACTTCATTTTAGATCCATTTAAGAAGTTGCAAAAAAATGGTTTAGAGCTTTAA
- a CDS encoding AEC family transporter: MIDTLFHAYTPLLIWIGLGLALSRITVDNFLKWLGQGLYWVGIPLQLLVLARHTNTSAGGFIPGIAIAILLLSLVLALLAWWVWQWCITTKPTVKLETVDVPESMIKASLGSFILATILGNTGFVGLTLTQVLTSPENTGSAVLFSVTNNVVGTYGMAILIASYFGQRKTENHWWIQVRDIVTVPSLWTFFIGLNTQFIELPATVESALDQAVWVVIGLALLLVGLRLGKMRSWGSLAIAAIASAIKVFIIPMLVGLGATYFGVIGEQRLVLVLMSGTPTGLSVLILAEVYDLDRDLLSSSIALTFVGLFLALPLWLVLFS, encoded by the coding sequence ATGATTGATACCCTATTTCATGCCTACACACCATTACTGATCTGGATAGGCTTAGGACTTGCATTATCTCGCATCACTGTAGATAATTTTCTCAAGTGGTTAGGTCAAGGACTTTATTGGGTGGGTATTCCTCTACAACTTTTAGTATTAGCGCGGCATACAAATACATCTGCGGGAGGATTTATCCCGGGAATAGCGATCGCAATTTTGCTTCTGAGTTTAGTTTTAGCATTGTTAGCTTGGTGGGTTTGGCAATGGTGCATAACTACTAAACCCACAGTCAAACTGGAAACTGTAGATGTGCCAGAGTCGATGATTAAAGCTAGTTTAGGTAGTTTTATTCTGGCAACAATCTTAGGCAATACTGGTTTTGTCGGACTTACTCTTACACAAGTGCTAACCAGTCCTGAAAATACTGGTTCAGCAGTATTATTTAGCGTCACTAATAATGTAGTCGGTACATATGGGATGGCGATTTTAATTGCTAGTTATTTTGGTCAGAGAAAAACCGAAAACCATTGGTGGATACAGGTAAGAGATATAGTTACAGTCCCCAGTTTATGGACATTTTTTATAGGGTTAAATACTCAGTTTATCGAATTACCAGCAACGGTTGAGTCAGCTTTAGATCAAGCTGTTTGGGTAGTTATTGGATTAGCTTTATTACTGGTTGGTTTGCGACTAGGAAAAATGAGATCATGGGGAAGTTTAGCGATCGCTGCCATTGCCAGTGCTATAAAAGTATTTATTATCCCAATGCTTGTAGGATTAGGTGCAACCTACTTCGGCGTAATAGGAGAACAGCGGTTAGTGCTAGTCCTCATGTCTGGAACACCCACAGGGCTTTCTGTACTGATTTTGGCGGAAGTTTATGATTTAGATCGGGATTTATTATCTAGTAGCATTGCTTTAACTTTTGTCGGTTTATTTTTAGCCCTCCCTCTGTGGTTAGTTTTATTTAGCTAA
- a CDS encoding trypsin-like peptidase domain-containing protein, translating to MRFSQMSRSIRQLSTHIVAIFMGVMLTFTSLRVLPSAAEPGPNPVTESSTILAQKPSSAVIGSHSFVTAAVNRVGSAVVRIDTERTITRRNDPMMEDPFFRRFFGDSFPQQSPTEQLRGLGSGFILDKSGVILTNAHVVDKADKVTVRLKDGRTFEGKVKGIDEVTDLAVVKIDAGKDLPVAPLGSSDHVEVGDWAIAVGNPLGFDNTVTLGIVSTLKRSSAQVGISDKRLDFIQTDAAINPGNSGGPLLNGLGEVIGINTAIRADAMGIGFAIPIDKAKAIAAQLQRDGKVAHPYLGVQMVTLTPELAKQNNNDPNSMFAIPEVKGVLVMRVVPNSPAATAGIRRGDVILQIENKAITSAEQLQGVVEESTLGQALQVKIQRGNQTQMLSVRTAELKDLS from the coding sequence ATGCGATTTTCCCAGATGTCCCGGTCTATCCGACAACTCAGTACCCATATTGTAGCAATTTTCATGGGAGTGATGTTGACTTTCACCTCCTTACGGGTGTTACCTTCAGCAGCAGAGCCGGGTCCAAATCCTGTCACTGAGTCATCCACAATACTTGCTCAAAAGCCATCTTCCGCTGTCATTGGTAGTCATAGTTTTGTGACAGCAGCGGTTAATCGTGTGGGTTCGGCTGTAGTGAGAATTGATACAGAAAGAACAATTACGCGCCGGAATGATCCAATGATGGAAGATCCCTTTTTTCGGAGGTTTTTTGGTGATAGTTTTCCCCAACAATCACCAACTGAACAGTTAAGGGGTTTAGGCTCTGGTTTTATTCTTGACAAAAGCGGCGTAATTCTCACCAATGCTCACGTAGTTGATAAGGCTGATAAAGTCACAGTCCGTCTCAAAGATGGTCGGACTTTTGAAGGTAAAGTTAAAGGCATTGATGAGGTTACAGATTTAGCTGTAGTTAAGATTGATGCTGGTAAGGATTTACCTGTTGCCCCTTTAGGTTCTTCTGATCATGTTGAAGTGGGAGATTGGGCGATCGCTGTGGGGAATCCGTTAGGATTTGATAATACAGTTACTTTGGGGATTGTCAGCACCCTCAAACGTTCGAGCGCCCAAGTAGGAATTAGTGATAAACGGTTAGACTTCATTCAAACTGACGCAGCTATTAACCCCGGTAATTCCGGTGGACCATTGTTAAATGGTTTAGGAGAAGTGATTGGGATTAATACCGCAATTCGCGCTGATGCTATGGGGATTGGGTTTGCAATTCCTATTGATAAGGCTAAAGCGATCGCTGCTCAATTGCAACGGGATGGTAAAGTTGCTCACCCCTATTTAGGTGTACAAATGGTGACATTAACACCGGAATTAGCAAAACAGAATAACAATGATCCCAATTCCATGTTTGCAATTCCTGAAGTCAAAGGTGTTTTAGTCATGCGAGTTGTGCCTAATTCCCCTGCTGCAACTGCGGGTATCCGTCGCGGAGATGTAATTTTGCAAATTGAGAATAAAGCCATTACCAGTGCAGAACAATTGCAAGGTGTGGTAGAAGAAAGTACCCTTGGTCAAGCTTTGCAGGTAAAAATTCAAAGAGGTAATCAAACACAGATGCTTTCAGTTCGTACTGCTGAGTTGAAAGACCTTTCTTGA